The bacterium genome window below encodes:
- a CDS encoding CDP-alcohol phosphatidyltransferase family protein — protein sequence MNWAIAVTISRILLIPVFIISLVNYIGGDDKYRIFAIILFSIASISDFADGFIAKIFNQETELGRFLDPIADKLLLVSAFVMLVIVNLIPVWVVIVVITRDVIILFGCVIIYLILDDIEIRPRILSKITTCLQMITIFFVLIKNPYARYFWFVTALITTISGLDYIKYATMKIGEKADL from the coding sequence ATGAATTGGGCTATTGCAGTAACAATTTCGAGAATCCTTTTAATACCGGTTTTTATCATTAGCCTGGTAAATTATATCGGCGGTGATGATAAGTACAGGATTTTTGCCATAATTCTTTTCAGTATTGCCAGTATATCTGATTTTGCTGATGGATTTATCGCAAAAATTTTTAACCAGGAGACAGAACTGGGCCGTTTTTTGGACCCGATTGCCGATAAGCTGCTTTTAGTTTCTGCCTTTGTGATGCTTGTAATTGTTAATTTGATACCGGTATGGGTGGTTATTGTAGTCATTACCCGCGATGTAATAATCCTGTTTGGTTGTGTAATTATCTATCTTATCCTGGATGATATAGAAATCAGGCCAAGGATATTAAGCAAGATAACCACATGTCTCCAGATGATTACTATCTTTTTTGTTCTCATCAAAAATCCTTACGCGAGATATTTTTGGTTTGTTACCGCGTTAATAACTACTATTTCAGGCCTTGATTATATTAAGTATGCGACAATGAAAATAGGAGAAAAGGCTGATTTATGA
- a CDS encoding CsgG/HfaB family protein, with amino-acid sequence MKNGIKLLAGVFLTGQLILVLNGCASTSGKVRDDVSVTGQTKKIEEAGQKYTGPQYTIGIITFENKTPSKVLGIGDAATTILRTQIESAGLKAILLSEDELKSHGKVIELERTGVLKTGTKDTSEGLESIDFRVSGAITAYSEAEEGSDLLLTSSKTQIARVTVDYALVDVSSGRSLVAESGMGEYKKSTGKVLGLGSKASYDTNLRDGALRDALGKALEKMMKKLASEPFQSKISLVDNNVVLFRAGTKSNLPVGAKLAVFRKGAEIKDVDTGKVIGYRETKVGEITLTSHQNQALSEASISSGTDIKTGDIVRQIK; translated from the coding sequence ATGAAAAACGGAATAAAGTTGTTGGCCGGTGTATTTTTAACAGGGCAGTTGATACTTGTGCTGAACGGGTGCGCGTCAACAAGCGGTAAGGTAAGAGATGATGTTTCAGTTACGGGCCAGACCAAAAAAATAGAAGAAGCGGGGCAGAAATATACAGGACCCCAATATACAATTGGTATTATCACATTTGAAAATAAAACCCCGTCAAAGGTTTTGGGTATAGGGGATGCGGCCACTACTATTTTAAGGACCCAGATAGAAAGCGCGGGATTAAAGGCCATTCTTTTAAGTGAAGATGAATTAAAGAGCCATGGGAAAGTCATAGAATTGGAAAGGACAGGTGTTTTAAAGACGGGAACTAAAGATACCAGTGAAGGGCTTGAAAGCATAGATTTCCGTGTTTCCGGCGCGATAACCGCGTATTCGGAAGCAGAAGAAGGGTCAGATCTTTTGCTTACTTCAAGCAAAACCCAGATTGCGAGGGTAACAGTGGATTACGCGCTTGTTGATGTTTCAAGCGGCAGGAGCCTGGTGGCTGAATCAGGGATGGGTGAATATAAAAAATCGACAGGGAAAGTCCTGGGGCTTGGGTCAAAGGCAAGCTATGATACAAATTTGCGCGACGGCGCTTTGCGCGATGCGCTTGGCAAGGCATTGGAAAAAATGATGAAAAAACTTGCCAGTGAACCATTCCAGAGCAAGATTTCCTTAGTGGACAATAATGTGGTTTTATTCAGGGCGGGAACAAAATCAAATCTTCCGGTAGGGGCGAAATTGGCCGTGTTTAGAAAAGGCGCGGAAATAAAAGACGTTGATACGGGAAAAGTGATTGGTTACCGGGAAACAAAGGTCGGGGAAATTACCCTTACAAGCCATCAGAATCAGGCCCTTTCAGAGGCCAGCATCAGTTCCGGAACAGATATTAAAACAGGGGATATTGTCAGGCAAATTAAGTGA